Proteins from a single region of Candidatus Rubrimentiphilum sp.:
- a CDS encoding cytochrome c oxidase subunit II, producing the protein MHVHKYERWWMTFGIVMLLVFLATIGFAAFADNMNPPSGLQAIDPTKVAQIPPFDHPGLRRLPDGTYEAYYVAEVFAFNPQTLTVPVGKKITFYVTSPDVVHGFFIPKTDINMMAVPGWVNSDSHVFTSKGTYLLICHEYCGIGHQNMFAKIVVR; encoded by the coding sequence ATGCACGTTCATAAGTACGAACGCTGGTGGATGACATTTGGAATCGTCATGCTGCTCGTTTTCCTGGCGACGATCGGCTTTGCCGCCTTCGCCGACAACATGAATCCGCCGAGTGGCTTACAGGCGATCGATCCCACGAAGGTTGCGCAGATACCGCCGTTCGATCATCCGGGCCTGCGCCGTTTACCGGATGGAACCTACGAAGCCTATTACGTCGCCGAAGTTTTTGCCTTCAATCCGCAAACGCTGACGGTCCCCGTCGGTAAGAAAATCACGTTTTACGTCACGAGCCCCGACGTCGTGCACGGCTTCTTCATTCCCAAGACGGACATTAACATGATGGCGGTTCCGGGCTGGGTGAACTCAGACTCGCACGTCTTTACGAGCAAGGGGACATACCTCTTGATCTGTCACGAGTATTGCGGCATCGGCCACCAGAACATGTTTGCAAAGATCGTGGTGCGATGA
- a CDS encoding pyridoxamine 5'-phosphate oxidase family protein, with the protein MVLPLPDADVERLLSAQRVGRIGCYADGRTYVVPIAYAYVGGCVYAHSTNGAKVRMMRKNPNVCFEVDCAETFSNWSSVIAWGTYEELHGEPAREAMRMLLLHFLDQKARPAAHSLAPDRPGISEGDAVVYRIRLTEKTGRFES; encoded by the coding sequence ATGGTCCTGCCGTTGCCGGACGCTGACGTCGAACGGCTGCTGAGCGCCCAGCGGGTCGGGCGTATCGGTTGTTACGCGGACGGCCGCACGTACGTCGTGCCTATAGCGTACGCCTATGTTGGCGGCTGCGTTTACGCCCATAGCACGAACGGCGCGAAGGTCCGTATGATGCGGAAAAATCCGAACGTCTGCTTTGAGGTGGATTGCGCCGAGACGTTTTCCAATTGGAGCAGCGTGATTGCCTGGGGCACCTATGAGGAACTCCACGGCGAACCGGCGCGCGAAGCGATGCGGATGCTCCTGCTGCACTTCTTGGATCAAAAGGCGCGGCCGGCGGCGCACTCCCTGGCGCCCGATCGCCCCGGCATTTCCGAGGGCGACGCCGTCGTCTACCGCATCCGCCTCACCGAAAAGACCGGCCGCTTCGAGTCCTGA
- a CDS encoding cupredoxin domain-containing protein: MKKSLSLALMLAFMSPLAAWSHPSIDVVASNWKFTPDTITVHLNEPTTLRLTSSEGVHGIESADLGIPKTIIPPQRFVTVAFVPKKLGTYKVYCAVICGAGHPNMILIVKVVQ; this comes from the coding sequence ATGAAAAAATCTCTCTCCCTCGCCCTCATGCTTGCGTTTATGAGCCCACTTGCCGCGTGGAGTCACCCAAGCATCGATGTCGTAGCGTCCAATTGGAAATTTACGCCCGATACGATTACCGTTCATCTCAACGAACCGACTACGTTACGATTGACTTCGAGCGAAGGAGTTCACGGGATCGAATCGGCCGACTTGGGCATTCCCAAAACAATCATCCCCCCGCAACGCTTTGTGACTGTTGCGTTCGTTCCCAAGAAGTTAGGGACTTATAAGGTATACTGCGCGGTCATCTGCGGCGCGGGGCACCCCAATATGATACTTATTGTAAAGGTCGTGCAATAG
- a CDS encoding thymidine kinase: MAKLYFRYSAMNAGKSTALLQVAHNYEEHGRKVRIFTAEIDNRFGKGIVTSRLGPQRNVETFNEATEFTKALGDVHDLSCLLVDEAQFLTVEQVRDLHRIAHVSNVPVICYGLRSDFLGNAFPGSALLLTLADSIEEIKTICACGRKATMNVRIDETGKRITQGSQIAIEGETRYIQTCGRCFYNP; the protein is encoded by the coding sequence ATGGCCAAACTCTATTTCCGATATTCCGCGATGAACGCAGGCAAGTCTACCGCGCTTTTGCAAGTCGCGCACAACTATGAAGAGCATGGCCGGAAGGTTCGCATTTTTACGGCCGAGATCGATAATCGCTTCGGCAAAGGCATCGTCACGTCGCGTCTCGGCCCGCAGCGCAACGTCGAAACCTTCAATGAAGCGACGGAATTTACAAAGGCGCTGGGCGATGTCCACGATCTCTCGTGCTTGCTTGTTGACGAAGCACAGTTCCTAACTGTCGAGCAAGTGCGAGATCTTCATCGCATCGCGCATGTGAGCAACGTTCCGGTGATTTGCTACGGCCTTCGCAGCGATTTCCTGGGCAACGCGTTCCCCGGGTCGGCGCTCTTGTTGACGCTGGCGGACAGCATCGAGGAGATAAAGACAATTTGCGCCTGCGGACGCAAGGCCACGATGAACGTTCGCATCGACGAAACAGGAAAACGCATCACGCAGGGTTCGCAGATCGCCATCGAAGGCGAGACGCGCTACATCCAGACCTGCGGGCGCTGTTTTTACAATCCTTAA
- a CDS encoding STAS domain-containing protein: protein MGARISYHPNAAFIREEFDAVIVLHVFGELDISNAKEFETAVKIAEESLEPDKLLVIDLATCTFLDSTALQVVVRAHQRNGDRLCAVVPEASVIHRVFKITSLDTRIPIAESLSKVLQ, encoded by the coding sequence GTGGGCGCTAGAATCTCGTATCACCCGAACGCGGCATTTATACGCGAAGAGTTTGATGCTGTCATAGTACTGCATGTCTTCGGCGAGCTCGATATCTCCAACGCCAAAGAGTTTGAGACGGCCGTTAAGATTGCCGAAGAGTCGCTCGAGCCGGACAAGCTGCTGGTCATCGACTTGGCGACCTGCACCTTCCTCGATTCCACCGCGCTGCAAGTTGTCGTCAGGGCGCATCAGCGAAACGGCGACCGTCTCTGCGCGGTCGTTCCGGAGGCCAGCGTCATTCACCGGGTCTTTAAAATCACCAGCCTCGACACGAGGATCCCGATCGCGGAGAGCCTGAGTAAGGTTTTGCAGTAG
- a CDS encoding YkgJ family cysteine cluster protein, whose translation MSDSCAACTGLCCYDVVVRVTGYDAWRIKRAQALPFEQFLAIGPDMPAAPGAFMLDGERSALYLGKNSENSRACTFLMHLSGGVQRCGIYANRPSVCAVYPMTFTNGSVALRSDVRCDKSNWNMATITYPRWRHALLKHLFETHLYDRVAAAWNEIPAAANPSLAKYYAYIERCFDAIDTMRLDAGEKNFDELILRWQQAGGQTSETPAEDFLKQVDRVSAAEAAAV comes from the coding sequence GTGAGCGACTCTTGCGCGGCCTGTACCGGACTCTGCTGTTATGACGTCGTCGTGCGCGTGACCGGCTACGACGCTTGGCGGATCAAGCGCGCGCAGGCACTGCCTTTTGAGCAATTTTTGGCGATCGGTCCGGACATGCCCGCGGCACCGGGCGCATTTATGCTTGATGGAGAGCGCAGCGCGCTCTATCTCGGAAAGAATTCAGAGAACTCTCGCGCGTGCACGTTCCTGATGCATCTCTCCGGCGGCGTGCAGCGCTGCGGAATTTACGCAAACCGGCCTAGCGTCTGTGCGGTTTATCCGATGACGTTCACCAACGGTTCGGTTGCGCTGCGCAGCGACGTCCGGTGCGACAAGTCAAATTGGAACATGGCCACGATTACGTATCCCCGCTGGAGGCACGCTCTTCTGAAGCATCTCTTCGAGACGCATCTGTACGACCGGGTCGCGGCCGCCTGGAACGAGATCCCGGCGGCAGCGAATCCAAGTCTCGCGAAATACTACGCCTATATCGAACGGTGCTTTGACGCGATCGATACTATGCGCTTAGATGCCGGCGAAAAGAATTTCGACGAGCTCATCCTTCGCTGGCAACAGGCCGGCGGCCAAACTTCCGAGACGCCGGCCGAAGACTTTCTCAAGCAGGTCGATCGCGTCAGCGCAGCAGAGGCCGCAGCGGTATGA
- a CDS encoding cbb3-type cytochrome c oxidase subunit I — translation MILRENRVVIAHIYTATAAIVVGAFFGALQGLSRATVFNAPAWFDYYRILTMHGVLMALVFTTFFITGLALFVTYRSIPRERNTTLGWAGYWVMLAGVLMAAVEILAGNATVLYTFYAPLKASPWFYVGAAIFIIGTWVIAAEIFGNILWFRKNNPGMPVPLPAFTAGATFLMWWIATLGVVGEMYLLIPWAFGWTHGVNVMLTRMLFWYFGHPLVYFWIMGAYICWYNIVPKFYNGNLFSDGLTRLTFIMLLLLSTPVGIHHEFMEPGISATWKMLHTITTYGVAIPSFITAFAIFASFELAARRLGKRGFWQTVQSLPWKNPAFCGPAYGMLLFILGGFGGLVNASYSMDSLVHNTIWIVGHFHVTVGGPVALTFLGIAYWMIPKLTGRALWKPAWALWQTRLWFIGMLLMSFSMHIAGLMGAPRRTAEISYFGSAPNEWAAYNATAAAGGLVLLTSIVIFACVAVGTLLANKKGEDMTVEFAQPLEGSERAPAMLQALFRWGLVALVAAALAYAGPLLEMLHNPGFPAPGMRTW, via the coding sequence ATGATCCTCCGAGAGAACCGGGTCGTCATCGCGCACATTTACACGGCGACAGCCGCCATCGTCGTCGGTGCGTTCTTCGGCGCGTTGCAAGGGCTCTCGCGCGCGACTGTGTTTAACGCGCCTGCATGGTTCGATTACTACCGGATCCTCACGATGCACGGCGTGCTGATGGCATTAGTCTTTACCACGTTTTTCATCACGGGGCTGGCGCTCTTCGTAACCTACCGGTCGATCCCGCGCGAGCGAAACACGACGCTCGGCTGGGCGGGCTACTGGGTGATGCTCGCCGGCGTGTTGATGGCCGCGGTCGAAATTCTGGCCGGCAACGCGACGGTGCTCTACACGTTCTATGCACCGCTCAAGGCAAGTCCCTGGTTTTACGTCGGCGCGGCGATCTTCATCATCGGCACGTGGGTTATCGCGGCCGAGATCTTTGGAAACATTCTTTGGTTCCGCAAGAACAACCCCGGAATGCCGGTACCGCTGCCTGCATTTACCGCGGGCGCAACGTTCCTCATGTGGTGGATCGCGACGCTAGGCGTCGTCGGCGAGATGTATCTCCTGATTCCTTGGGCATTCGGCTGGACGCACGGCGTCAACGTCATGCTAACGCGTATGCTGTTTTGGTACTTCGGCCACCCGCTCGTCTACTTCTGGATCATGGGCGCTTATATTTGCTGGTACAATATCGTCCCGAAGTTCTACAACGGCAACCTTTTCAGCGACGGCCTGACACGGCTCACCTTCATCATGCTGCTCTTGCTCTCTACGCCGGTCGGCATTCATCACGAGTTCATGGAGCCGGGCATTTCGGCAACGTGGAAGATGCTGCACACAATCACGACGTACGGAGTGGCCATCCCATCCTTCATTACGGCGTTTGCTATCTTCGCGTCGTTCGAATTGGCCGCGCGGCGTTTGGGCAAACGAGGTTTTTGGCAGACCGTGCAATCGCTGCCGTGGAAGAACCCGGCGTTCTGCGGGCCCGCCTACGGCATGCTGCTGTTTATTCTCGGCGGCTTCGGCGGCTTGGTAAACGCCTCGTATTCGATGGACTCGCTAGTCCACAATACGATTTGGATTGTCGGCCACTTCCACGTAACAGTCGGCGGCCCGGTTGCGCTCACGTTTTTGGGCATCGCCTACTGGATGATTCCCAAGCTTACCGGGCGAGCGTTATGGAAACCGGCTTGGGCGCTTTGGCAGACGCGTCTGTGGTTTATCGGCATGCTCCTGATGTCGTTTTCAATGCATATCGCGGGGCTGATGGGCGCGCCGCGCCGCACAGCGGAAATCAGTTACTTCGGATCGGCGCCGAACGAATGGGCTGCTTATAACGCAACCGCTGCTGCCGGCGGACTCGTGCTGCTTACCAGCATCGTCATCTTTGCGTGCGTAGCAGTAGGGACGCTCCTCGCCAACAAAAAAGGCGAAGACATGACCGTCGAGTTCGCGCAGCCGCTCGAAGGATCGGAACGTGCGCCCGCCATGCTGCAAGCGCTTTTCCGGTGGGGCCTTGTGGCATTGGTCGCAGCTGCCCTCGCGTATGCCGGCCCGCTCTTGGAGATGTTGCACAATCCAGGCTTCCCCGCGCCGGGGATGCGCACGTGGTGA
- a CDS encoding GNAT family N-acetyltransferase, with protein MTTSVAHALQTARLDLEPITPKHADEAWPHLDDSEMWTFFPSLRPKSCEHLRAIYDLWSNPGHVKGEVRENWACRNRISGGLVGTVQATIFPDQSNAYIAYGIFAACQRKGYGREAVATVVSHLLDVHDVERVYAEMDTRNNASFRLVESLGFRRVETRAAVVRGHGNDGDEYLYELKSR; from the coding sequence GTGACGACCAGCGTTGCGCACGCGCTACAAACTGCGCGTCTGGATTTAGAGCCCATTACGCCGAAGCATGCGGATGAAGCGTGGCCGCATCTTGACGATTCGGAAATGTGGACGTTCTTCCCGAGTTTGCGTCCAAAATCGTGCGAGCATTTACGCGCGATTTACGATTTGTGGTCGAATCCAGGTCATGTGAAAGGCGAGGTTCGCGAGAACTGGGCGTGTCGCAACCGGATTAGCGGCGGGCTCGTCGGCACGGTTCAAGCCACAATCTTTCCAGATCAAAGCAACGCTTACATCGCGTACGGAATATTTGCGGCTTGTCAACGCAAAGGGTACGGGCGTGAAGCGGTGGCTACGGTGGTGTCGCATCTGCTTGACGTGCACGACGTAGAGCGCGTTTACGCGGAGATGGATACACGCAACAACGCTTCGTTTCGCCTCGTGGAATCGCTCGGGTTTCGGCGCGTCGAGACGCGAGCAGCGGTCGTGCGGGGTCACGGCAACGACGGCGACGAATACCTGTACGAACTCAAAAGTAGATAG
- a CDS encoding retroviral-like aspartic protease family protein: MMRVLMVALLLLPTLAAAAPQYDPSAMTAPALLERADKAIGTLAPGSYVRTYVSDGGGLHTDGTTKISGDDRETVEHSGPFTRAFGTYHGQQWRQNENGVVIRQTGFHDTEDLDANALSRADSSTAIRMLGVTHDAAQQYVLEVTPLGAPRELRYYDAQTYLLDRIEITGADRRTRVWTFSRYRPVFGELIPYTVRFTDGRPANDTVTTITSFVASSIQVPGIPPSRKLIDTSHSAPIPIPATFNYTGIVVPVTIAGTSYNFLLNSGADGLMLAPQLAARLGYKLYGLSSTTIGDDQGASQTIVPDLAIGGLHLNNVAFKVAPLNVPDDNDHIVGVLGLDFWSSAVVGLDFKNKTVALYPASTAPPDASSLGVLPIVIDDGVPRAAASIEGVQGFFKLDTGSSGTVLYRHYFDQLPTKTSMEIVVEILWMGSAVDMAGYTVNDLAFGSTQFKHANVAVPPASTQDDPQYDGLLGRNIMEYYTMYFDYEGRAVYLKPNT, encoded by the coding sequence ATGATGCGCGTCTTGATGGTTGCTTTACTTTTGTTGCCGACACTGGCGGCCGCTGCGCCGCAGTACGATCCTTCCGCGATGACCGCGCCGGCCTTACTTGAGCGAGCCGACAAGGCAATCGGAACGCTCGCACCCGGAAGTTACGTCAGAACGTACGTCTCCGATGGCGGCGGCCTGCATACCGACGGCACAACCAAAATCTCGGGCGACGACCGCGAGACCGTCGAACACTCGGGGCCGTTCACGAGGGCGTTCGGAACCTACCATGGCCAACAGTGGCGGCAGAACGAAAACGGTGTCGTCATCCGGCAGACCGGTTTTCACGACACCGAGGATCTTGACGCGAATGCCTTGTCGCGCGCGGACAGCTCGACCGCCATCCGTATGCTTGGCGTCACGCATGATGCAGCGCAACAGTATGTTTTGGAAGTGACGCCGCTTGGCGCGCCCCGCGAGTTGCGTTACTACGACGCCCAGACGTACTTGCTCGATCGCATCGAGATCACCGGCGCCGACCGCCGCACGCGAGTCTGGACGTTTTCACGATACCGGCCGGTCTTCGGCGAGCTTATTCCTTACACGGTGCGCTTCACTGACGGCCGGCCCGCCAACGACACCGTCACGACGATTACGTCTTTCGTCGCCTCGTCGATACAAGTGCCGGGAATTCCGCCGAGCCGCAAGCTGATCGACACTTCTCACTCCGCGCCGATACCGATTCCGGCTACCTTCAATTATACCGGCATCGTCGTTCCGGTTACGATCGCAGGCACGTCGTACAATTTTTTGCTGAACAGCGGCGCGGACGGCTTGATGTTGGCGCCGCAGCTCGCCGCGCGGCTGGGATACAAACTCTACGGATTGAGCAGCACCACCATCGGCGATGATCAGGGCGCTTCACAAACGATCGTGCCGGACCTCGCGATCGGCGGGCTTCATTTAAATAACGTCGCCTTCAAGGTCGCTCCGCTGAATGTGCCCGACGATAACGACCATATCGTGGGCGTTCTAGGCCTGGATTTTTGGAGCAGTGCGGTTGTCGGACTCGACTTCAAGAACAAGACGGTCGCGCTCTATCCCGCCAGTACGGCGCCTCCGGACGCAAGCAGCCTGGGCGTTCTGCCGATTGTCATCGACGATGGTGTGCCCCGCGCGGCAGCTTCAATTGAAGGCGTGCAAGGCTTCTTTAAACTCGATACCGGCTCGTCGGGCACAGTTCTGTATCGCCACTATTTCGACCAGCTCCCCACGAAGACGTCGATGGAGATCGTCGTCGAAATACTGTGGATGGGCAGTGCCGTTGACATGGCGGGCTACACTGTGAACGACCTCGCCTTCGGCTCGACGCAGTTCAAACACGCAAATGTCGCCGTGCCGCCCGCCTCAACGCAAGACGATCCGCAGTATGACGGCCTTCTCGGGCGCAACATCATGGAGTACTACACGATGTACTTCGATTACGAGGGGCGCGCGGTCTATTTGAAACCGAATACTTAA
- a CDS encoding response regulator transcription factor: MNNGGPSGAGKRILIVDDEAQIGEVLSAYLQQESFEVVVCQTVATALAELERQRPDMMILDITLPDGSGLDILRRGVKSHRIPTIMLTARSDEVDRVVGLELGADDYIVKPFSPREVVARVRAVMRRVDREAEDTSQALRVKDLEIDEGAHEVRVAGSVVPITPAEFRILQVLAQNAGHVLTRAQLLDLVHDDGSIFERTLDRHINNLRRKIEPNPEDPVYVVTVYGVGYKLRKD; encoded by the coding sequence GTGAATAACGGCGGCCCGTCCGGCGCCGGCAAGCGCATCCTGATTGTCGACGACGAAGCGCAGATAGGTGAGGTTCTGAGCGCGTACCTCCAACAGGAATCGTTTGAGGTTGTCGTTTGTCAAACTGTCGCTACGGCATTGGCCGAACTCGAGCGGCAAAGGCCCGACATGATGATTCTCGACATCACGCTGCCCGACGGCAGCGGGCTAGACATATTGCGCCGCGGAGTCAAATCCCATCGCATTCCGACGATTATGTTGACCGCCCGCAGCGACGAGGTCGATCGGGTAGTCGGTTTGGAGCTCGGTGCGGACGACTACATCGTGAAGCCGTTTTCGCCGCGAGAGGTGGTTGCACGCGTTCGCGCCGTCATGCGCCGCGTCGACAGGGAAGCCGAAGACACAAGCCAGGCGTTGCGAGTCAAAGACCTGGAAATCGACGAAGGCGCTCACGAAGTGCGCGTGGCGGGGTCAGTTGTGCCGATCACGCCGGCAGAGTTCCGGATCCTTCAGGTGCTCGCGCAGAATGCCGGGCACGTACTCACCCGCGCGCAGTTGCTGGACCTCGTTCACGACGACGGGAGCATCTTCGAGCGCACGCTCGACCGTCATATCAACAACCTCCGGCGCAAGATCGAGCCCAATCCCGAGGACCCCGTCTATGTCGTCACGGTGTACGGGGTCGGCTACAAATTGCGCAAAGACTAA
- a CDS encoding cupredoxin domain-containing protein translates to MRNLVYAATFLAISGLLAIPTFVSAQTDSTINVVASNWKFTTDSASPGTVTVHLNQTTTLRVTSKEGAHSIGSTALGIPETILLPGKSVTLTFTPKKVGTYELHCNLPCGPGHPDMKLIVKVVE, encoded by the coding sequence ATGAGAAACCTTGTTTACGCGGCCACGTTCCTGGCTATATCGGGCCTGCTCGCGATTCCGACTTTTGTCAGCGCGCAGACCGATTCGACTATCAACGTCGTCGCTTCCAACTGGAAATTCACCACGGACTCGGCCTCGCCCGGAACCGTTACGGTGCATCTCAATCAGACGACGACACTACGCGTCACATCGAAGGAAGGCGCGCACTCGATCGGATCGACCGCGCTCGGCATTCCTGAAACCATTTTGCTGCCGGGCAAATCCGTTACGCTGACGTTCACCCCGAAGAAAGTCGGCACGTACGAGCTGCATTGCAACCTTCCGTGCGGACCCGGTCATCCCGACATGAAGCTCATCGTAAAGGTAGTGGAATAA
- a CDS encoding MFS transporter — protein sequence MSLVSLFADMTYEGGRSVTGPFFAFLGASGAVVGFVAGFGELLGFGLRYFSGIAADRTGKYWGTALLGYTINVLSVPALALARSWPGAAALVVGERIGRGVRKPASNALISYAGSELGHGWVFGFREAMDQTGATIGPILVAFILYFHGGFERAFGALFVPALLAIIVLIVAWRQFPVPRHLETKPIAVGGNQQRSFWLYAIGGACLGAGFADFALISFHFSKMGVFKLGLIPILYAAAMLVGAIGSPLLGKAYDRYGNAVLVGAFGLTAIFAPLAFLGTSWAAFAGVLLWGLGMAAQDTLFPAVIVQLAAADRRATALGTFDAIYGVAWFLGSSVMGLLYDRSFTALVIFSLVLQAAGLPLLVVAGRRLRSA from the coding sequence ATGAGCCTCGTCAGTCTGTTCGCAGACATGACGTACGAAGGCGGCCGCAGCGTCACCGGTCCGTTTTTTGCATTTCTTGGCGCCAGCGGCGCGGTGGTCGGCTTTGTTGCCGGCTTCGGCGAGCTCTTGGGTTTTGGGTTACGCTACTTCTCGGGGATCGCTGCCGATCGCACCGGGAAGTATTGGGGAACGGCGCTGCTCGGATACACGATCAACGTACTCAGCGTTCCGGCCTTGGCCCTCGCGCGCTCGTGGCCCGGTGCTGCCGCGCTGGTCGTCGGCGAGCGCATCGGGCGCGGCGTGCGCAAACCGGCTTCGAACGCGCTGATCTCCTACGCGGGATCCGAGCTCGGGCACGGCTGGGTCTTCGGATTTCGCGAGGCGATGGATCAAACCGGCGCGACGATCGGGCCGATTCTCGTCGCGTTCATCTTGTATTTTCACGGCGGATTCGAGCGCGCATTCGGCGCACTTTTCGTGCCGGCGCTTCTCGCCATCATCGTTTTGATCGTGGCGTGGCGGCAGTTTCCCGTGCCGCGCCACCTCGAGACGAAACCGATCGCGGTCGGCGGCAACCAGCAGCGCTCCTTTTGGCTCTATGCCATCGGCGGCGCGTGTCTGGGAGCGGGCTTTGCCGACTTCGCACTGATCTCGTTTCACTTCAGTAAAATGGGCGTCTTCAAACTGGGGCTTATCCCGATTCTTTATGCGGCTGCGATGCTGGTCGGTGCTATTGGATCACCGCTCTTGGGGAAAGCGTACGATCGCTACGGCAACGCCGTGTTGGTCGGCGCGTTCGGACTCACCGCGATCTTTGCGCCGCTTGCATTCCTGGGAACGTCGTGGGCGGCGTTCGCCGGCGTCTTGCTGTGGGGACTGGGCATGGCCGCGCAGGACACGCTTTTTCCGGCCGTGATCGTTCAACTTGCCGCTGCCGACCGGCGAGCGACGGCCCTTGGAACGTTCGACGCAATCTACGGCGTTGCGTGGTTCTTGGGAAGCAGCGTGATGGGACTGCTGTACGATCGCAGTTTTACCGCGCTCGTCATCTTCTCGCTCGTGCTGCAGGCCGCCGGTTTGCCGCTACTCGTTGTGGCAGGCCGCCGGCTCCGAAGCGCTTAG
- a CDS encoding cupredoxin family copper-binding protein, whose translation MKYALAVLALTLLTAAAPKPALVVHLTDFSFKPASATVSVGDTVEFVNDDPFPHTVTAANGTFDSGNLDEHKSWSYTFKKAGTYALVCTYHPNMKGMITVR comes from the coding sequence ATGAAGTACGCACTCGCAGTTCTCGCGCTTACCTTGCTTACTGCAGCGGCCCCGAAGCCCGCACTCGTCGTACACCTTACGGATTTTTCATTTAAACCGGCGTCGGCGACCGTCAGCGTGGGCGACACCGTGGAGTTCGTGAACGACGATCCGTTTCCGCATACCGTGACCGCAGCTAACGGCACGTTTGATTCGGGAAATCTCGACGAGCACAAGTCGTGGAGCTACACGTTCAAGAAAGCCGGCACGTACGCACTCGTGTGCACGTATCATCCCAACATGAAGGGCATGATCACGGTACGGTAG
- a CDS encoding cupredoxin domain-containing protein yields MKRFFGIVLPLFAVLVFASVPVAASSATLSITASDWKFTPGTITVHVNKPVTLQLTSSQGVHGLASPELGINNTMIVPNGHVSVTFTPKKLGTYVIHCSLMCGAGHANMKLVVKVVR; encoded by the coding sequence ATGAAAAGATTCTTTGGTATTGTCTTGCCTCTATTCGCCGTGCTTGTATTCGCGTCGGTTCCGGTCGCCGCGTCGAGCGCAACCCTAAGCATCACGGCGTCCGATTGGAAATTTACGCCCGGCACGATTACCGTGCATGTGAACAAGCCGGTGACCTTGCAGCTAACCTCCAGTCAAGGCGTGCACGGCTTGGCATCGCCCGAGCTGGGCATTAACAACACGATGATCGTTCCGAACGGCCATGTGTCGGTAACGTTTACGCCGAAAAAACTCGGAACGTACGTCATTCATTGTTCGCTCATGTGTGGCGCGGGACACGCCAACATGAAGCTCGTCGTGAAAGTCGTCCGATAG
- a CDS encoding Hsp20/alpha crystallin family protein, giving the protein MALLEQKKDVDTQFTALVERMFDDFPFAEFQLPRFAYALPPLNLYDEFGKYILELAVPGFEPKEINVEVTGSTVVISGFRSSADEKKFTHYHRREIRLGSFARTVALPQDVDPERVIATVEKGILTITLWPMKSIVPKKVEVKAA; this is encoded by the coding sequence ATGGCTCTGTTAGAGCAAAAAAAAGATGTCGACACCCAGTTCACAGCGCTTGTTGAGCGGATGTTCGACGACTTTCCGTTCGCCGAGTTTCAGCTGCCGCGCTTTGCCTATGCACTGCCGCCGCTGAATCTCTATGACGAATTTGGAAAATACATTCTGGAATTGGCAGTTCCCGGGTTCGAACCCAAAGAGATAAACGTCGAAGTGACGGGCAGCACAGTCGTCATCTCCGGGTTCCGCTCGAGCGCCGACGAGAAGAAATTCACGCACTATCACCGGCGCGAAATTCGCCTCGGATCGTTCGCTCGCACCGTGGCCCTGCCGCAAGACGTCGACCCCGAAAGAGTGATCGCGACCGTCGAGAAGGGCATCCTGACCATAACTCTTTGGCCGATGAAATCCATCGTGCCGAAGAAGGTGGAAGTAAAAGCCGCTTAA
- a CDS encoding OsmC family protein, whose translation MTKHHFKTTTRWTGNLGSGTNSYREYSRDHEITSANKISQIPGSSAKAYRGDESRYNPEELLVASLSACHMLWFLHLCADAKIVVTAYEDEAEGTMRANADGSGEFEEVVLHPRVQLADPERSNDATALHERAHAMCFISRSVNFPVKCLPQ comes from the coding sequence ATGACAAAACATCACTTTAAGACCACGACCCGGTGGACCGGCAACCTGGGAAGCGGTACGAACTCGTACCGCGAGTATTCGCGCGATCACGAAATAACGTCAGCGAATAAGATCTCGCAAATCCCCGGATCGAGCGCAAAAGCGTATCGCGGCGATGAGAGCCGCTATAATCCCGAAGAACTCCTCGTCGCCTCGCTCTCCGCCTGTCACATGTTGTGGTTTTTGCATTTGTGCGCGGATGCGAAGATCGTGGTGACCGCCTACGAGGATGAGGCCGAGGGTACCATGCGGGCCAATGCCGACGGCAGCGGCGAGTTTGAAGAAGTCGTTCTCCACCCGCGCGTGCAGCTTGCGGATCCCGAACGTTCGAACGATGCAACAGCCTTGCACGAACGTGCGCACGCGATGTGTTTCATCTCGCGCTCGGTAAATTTCCCCGTTAAGTGTCTTCCACAATAA